In Dromiciops gliroides isolate mDroGli1 chromosome 5, mDroGli1.pri, whole genome shotgun sequence, the following are encoded in one genomic region:
- the MRPL51 gene encoding 39S ribosomal protein L51, mitochondrial, which produces MAWSLTRWAGGTLWRCAARVGRSFSLGVPEAAPVRTTLPPPKVVDRWNEKRSMFGVYDNIGILGNFERHPKDLIKGPIWLRGWKGNELQRCIRKKKMVGDRMFLQDLHNLNKRIRYLYKQFNRKGKHR; this is translated from the exons ATGGCGTGGTCCCTGACCCGCTGGGCGGGAGGGACGCTATGGCGCTGCGCAGCCCGGGTCGGTAGGAGCTTCTCCTTGG gTGTCCCTGAGGCGGCCCCTGTGAGAACAACCCTTCCGCCCCCAAAAGTGGTGGATCGATGGAATGAGAAGAGGAGCATGTTTGGGGTGTATGACAACATCGGGATTCTGG GAAATTTTGAACGGCACCCCAAGGATCTGATTAAGGGGCCCATATGGCTCAGGGGCTGGAAGGGGAATGAATTGCAGCGATGTATCCGTAAGAAGAAAATGGTGGGAGATCGCATGTTTCTGCAGGACTTACACAACCTGAACAAGCGGATCAGATACCTCTACAAACAGTTCAATAGAAAGGGGAAGCACCGATAG